One part of the Sporocytophaga myxococcoides DSM 11118 genome encodes these proteins:
- the cysS gene encoding cysteine--tRNA ligase has product MNKDLKIYNTLSREKEVFEPILAPYVGMYVCGPTVYGDPHLGHSRAAITFDIVFRYLQFLGFKVRYVRNITDVGHLENDADEGEDKIAKKAKLEQLEPMEVVQHYTDAYHRIMNRMNVLSPSIEPHASGHILEQIDLTEKIIDSGFGYVVDGSVYFDVVKYSKSNHYGKLSGRVIEDLITGTRELDGSGKANSLDFALWKKASPEHIMKWQSPWGEGFPGWHIECSAMSTKYLGKHFDIHGGGMDLMFPHHECEIAQATAGNHAEPAKYWMHNNMITINGQKMGKSLGNFITMDELFSGKHALLKQAYTPMTIRFFILQAHYRSTLDFSNEALIAAQKGYKKLLNGLKLVKYLSQNPEVSEPCNEALDLELKKLSEACFEGLNDDFNTAITIASLFNLLKKINGFQTGALNIDQISSETLSKVKDTFINITENILGLLEEGINENESLIEGLLEFYRDAKSLKDYEKVDKIRKYFKEAGLVIRDSKNSIDWAYEE; this is encoded by the coding sequence ATGAATAAGGACTTAAAAATTTACAATACTCTTTCCAGAGAAAAGGAAGTATTTGAACCCATACTTGCGCCTTATGTGGGAATGTATGTATGTGGCCCAACAGTTTATGGGGATCCTCACCTAGGTCATTCAAGAGCAGCAATAACATTCGATATAGTTTTCAGATACCTTCAGTTTCTTGGATTTAAAGTCAGGTATGTCAGAAATATTACTGATGTAGGACACTTGGAAAATGATGCAGACGAGGGGGAAGACAAAATTGCAAAAAAGGCAAAACTTGAGCAATTGGAGCCAATGGAGGTAGTTCAGCATTATACCGATGCTTACCATAGAATTATGAACAGGATGAATGTCTTGTCTCCATCTATCGAGCCACATGCAAGCGGCCATATCCTTGAGCAAATCGATCTTACGGAAAAAATCATAGATAGCGGTTTTGGTTATGTTGTAGATGGTTCTGTCTATTTTGATGTGGTTAAGTATTCCAAATCAAACCACTATGGAAAGCTGTCTGGTAGGGTTATAGAGGATTTAATAACAGGTACAAGAGAGCTCGATGGATCCGGTAAAGCTAATTCTCTTGATTTTGCTCTTTGGAAAAAAGCTTCTCCGGAGCATATTATGAAATGGCAGTCTCCATGGGGAGAAGGATTCCCTGGATGGCATATTGAATGCTCTGCAATGAGTACCAAATATCTTGGAAAACATTTTGATATTCACGGGGGAGGGATGGACTTAATGTTCCCACACCATGAATGTGAAATAGCACAAGCAACTGCAGGAAATCATGCTGAGCCGGCAAAGTACTGGATGCATAACAATATGATCACCATTAATGGTCAGAAAATGGGTAAATCTTTGGGAAATTTTATCACCATGGACGAGCTCTTCTCAGGGAAACATGCTTTGTTAAAACAAGCATACACACCAATGACCATAAGGTTTTTTATTTTGCAGGCGCATTACAGATCCACATTAGATTTTTCAAATGAGGCATTAATTGCGGCACAAAAAGGTTATAAAAAACTTTTAAATGGTTTAAAGCTTGTTAAATATCTAAGTCAAAATCCAGAGGTTTCAGAACCATGCAATGAAGCTTTGGACCTTGAACTTAAAAAGCTCTCAGAGGCCTGCTTCGAAGGGCTGAATGATGATTTTAATACAGCTATTACTATTGCAAGTTTGTTTAACCTTTTGAAAAAAATAAATGGTTTTCAAACAGGTGCACTAAATATCGATCAGATTTCATCCGAAACTTTAAGTAAAGTAAAGGATACTTTTATTAACATAACCGAAAATATCCTTGGTCTTCTTGAGGAAGGAATTAATGAAAATGAGTCGTTAATCGAAGGCTTACTTGAATTTTACAGGGACGCCAAATCTCTTAAAGATTATGAGAAGGTTGATAAAATCAGAAAGTATTTTAAAGAAGCGGGTCTTGTAATAAGAGATTCCAAAAATTCCATTGATTGGGCATATGAAGAATAA